The Cryobacterium roopkundense sequence CGGGTCGTCGGCGACGAGCCCCTGCAGCCAGTCGTTGATCGCCGGCGTGTTCCGCATGTACTGCGGTGACAGCCCGCGCATGAACCCCATGTTGAGCACCGACAGCGCGGTCTTCACGTAGCAGCGCTCCGGGGCATCGAGGTTGAAGAAGGTGCGGATGGACTGCTGCGCCTGGTACGTGTCCTCTCCGACACCGAGATACACGATGTGCTGCCGCGCAACGTCCGCCGCGTAGGTGATGGCGACCTTGTTGTCCCACTGCCACGGGTGAAGCGGCATGAGGAGGTAATCCGCGTCGTCAAGCCCCAGGGTTGCCAGCCGCTCCCTGAAGAGGTCGAGCGTGCGCTCGCCGAGTTCGCCGCGCAGGTGCGTGTCGTAGTCGAGGGAATCGATCGACGAGAACACGGCCTTCCTGCGCAGCACCGCGATCCAGACCAGGTGCACGCGTGCGCCGGTCTCCGGGGCGTAGCGCCGATAGTCGTCGAGCCCGAAACCCAGGCGCCCATTGTTCGCAACGAAGCACGGGTGCCCCTCGGTCATGGAGCGTTCGATCCTCTGCCCCCACGCCGCGGCGTCGGCGTGCGCGTCTCCAGCGGCGAGCTGTCGCGAGCTCTCCCGGGAGTTCTCGAGCTTGTAGGCGCTCGCGGCGAGGGTACTGCTGATCTCCTCGAGGTAGAGCGGCAGCACGTCGTGCGCGATGGCGAGCGTGTGGCGGAACTCCAGCATGAACTCGAGAACGTCGAGCGGCAGGTCTTCGCCCTCACGTCGACGACGGATGCTGGGGGCCGAGATGCTCCAGTGGTCCAGGTGCCGCCGGGTGGCGTGAAAGAGATACTCCGTCGCTCCGTCGTCGCTGAGGAGCCGATACACGCCGGAGCCGGTCTCCTGCGGCTGGAGGAGGCGCTCGTGGGCGAACTCGGCGAGTGCCTTACGCAGCAGCTGCCGGGAGGCGAGCCGCCAATGCTCCGGGCTGAGGTGCGTCGGGACACCCGTCGTCGTGGGAGAACCGCCGGCGAGGAAGCTCTCCCTCGTGCACAGGCTCAGCCGGGCGGTTTTGCCCGGCAGGGGCACATCGGCCTGCGGCCTGAAGCCGACGGCCGCATTGAGCGCCAGAATCTTCTCGTTGCGCGCATCGGGTTCGACCACGACCCGGCCCACCGCCGGATCTGTGAACAGGAACACCATCACGGCCCGCATCACGGCGAGCGTGAAGCCGTGCACTGGCGTGTCGCTCGGGGCGACGAGCAGGTGCATGCCCGCGTCGCCCACTGAGCGCACATAGTGCTCCCCCACG is a genomic window containing:
- a CDS encoding GNAT family N-acetyltransferase produces the protein MTFTFRPVDPDTDTELLHGWLVEPRARYWGMLTASLADVRTMLTEISQSAHREAFLGCQDGNPAFLMERYDPVHEPVGEHYVRSVGDAGMHLLVAPSDTPVHGFTLAVMRAVMVFLFTDPAVGRVVVEPDARNEKILALNAAVGFRPQADVPLPGKTARLSLCTRESFLAGGSPTTTGVPTHLSPEHWRLASRQLLRKALAEFAHERLLQPQETGSGVYRLLSDDGATEYLFHATRRHLDHWSISAPSIRRRREGEDLPLDVLEFMLEFRHTLAIAHDVLPLYLEEISSTLAASAYKLENSRESSRQLAAGDAHADAAAWGQRIERSMTEGHPCFVANNGRLGFGLDDYRRYAPETGARVHLVWIAVLRRKAVFSSIDSLDYDTHLRGELGERTLDLFRERLATLGLDDADYLLMPLHPWQWDNKVAITYAADVARQHIVYLGVGEDTYQAQQSIRTFFNLDAPERCYVKTALSVLNMGFMRGLSPQYMRNTPAINDWLQGLVADDPQLQAARFDILREVAAIGYHNGYYEAAGPPGSPYGKMLSALWRESPLPQLEAGERVATMASLLHRDANGLSFVAALIATSGIAPADWLRAYLRAYLVPLVHCLYAYELAFMPHGENVILVLHNGVPVRMLMKDIAEEIVVMGERMPLPPDVDRIRAAVPAEEQVLAIFTDVFDCFFRFLADALAEDGLFPEEEFWSLVADTVTRYQHAAPHLAEAFARHDLFADEFPRSCLNRLQLRNNRQMLDLADPSASLQMAGNLDNPIARYRRG